TATTTTTTGTATCCTTCCATCTCATCCACGACCAATACTTTTCCGGGAGAAGCCGGACGAACCTTATTGTGTCTGGAGGATTTGAACAAAATTCCTTTGTGAGGAGCGAAACTGAGTTTTGTAAAATGATTTTGTATAGGAGGACGGTTTTTCAAAGGGAATTTAAGAACGGGTCGTGAGGATTCGAAGGCTTTTTCCTTTTTAAGAATCGGTTTAGTATTTTTAGAGGCGAGTTTTTCGTTTTCTAGTACTGCCGGTTTTTGAATTTTTAAGACCTCTCCGGGGTGTAACGAATTCGTATCCTTTTTTCCGTTCCATTCCATAATCTTACGATAATCGACTTTGAATTTTTTTCCTAAAGAATAATACGTATCTCCCTTTTGGACGGTGTAAAGGGAAACATTCTGCGATCCCGCCGCAAAGATCCGAGAAAGGATTAAAAAAAATACCAGAATTCCAAAACGATGAGAGATGAAGTTCACTTCTTTCAATATCGGCACATTTTCCGATCGAGCTCGTTCAAGAAAGGCTCGGAGGATAAAAAAAAAGGAGCCTTTCCGGCTCCCTTTTTTAGAAAAGAGAATTTTGCTCTAAGATCAATCCTCGTCTTTGTTGTTGATCTTGTATTTTTTCATCAATTCTTCCGCAACGTTTCTTGGAACCGGAGCGTATCTGGAAAATTCCATAGAGAATTCCGCCTTTCCTTGAGTGGAGGAACGTAATACGGTAGAGTATCCGAACATATCCGCGAGAGGAACTTCTGCTTCGGTTTTACAGTAAGAATCCTCTTCGGTTGTGTTCAAAATCATACCGCGTCTTTGGTTCAACGATCCTAGGATCGCTCCTTGGAACTCGGAAGGTCCGTCGACTTCCACTTTCATAATCGGTTCTAGAATCTGAGGATTCGCTTTGTTGAATCCCTGGCGGAACGCATAACGACCCGCGATTTGGAACGCCATATCGGAAGAATCCACGTCGTGATAAGCGCCGTCATTGATCACACAACGAACTCCGATGATCGGGAAGCCTATCAGAGACCCACGTTCTAAACAGCTTTTGAATCCTTTGTCTACCGACTGGATGTATTCTCTGGGGATCGCACCACCCACGACTTTGTTTACAAAATCGTAATTGAGTGTTTCTTCGAGTGGGATCGGTTCCATATAACCCGCAACTCGACCGAACTGACCTTGACCGCCGGTCTGCTTTTTGTGAGTGTAATCGAAATCCGCTTTGGACGTGATCGTTTCACGATACGCAACCTGAGGAGCTCCCGTAATGAGTTCCACTCCGTACTCGCGTTTCATACGCTCGATATAAACTTCAAGATGAAGTTCTCCCATCCCTTTGATGATGGTTTGCCCGGATTCCGGATCCACGTGAGTTTGGAAGGTAGGGTCTTCCTTGGTAAAGCGGTTCAACGCTTTCGCAAGGTTGTTCAAGTGTTTG
The nucleotide sequence above comes from Leptospira weilii. Encoded proteins:
- a CDS encoding LIC_10271 family cell wall hydrolase, giving the protein MKEVNFISHRFGILVFFLILSRIFAAGSQNVSLYTVQKGDTYYSLGKKFKVDYRKIMEWNGKKDTNSLHPGEVLKIQKPAVLENEKLASKNTKPILKKEKAFESSRPVLKFPLKNRPPIQNHFTKLSFAPHKGILFKSSRHNKVRPASPGKVLVVDEMEGYKKYVIIEHKNGYSTVYANLKTVSVNEGETVNSSKILGSLESGKGLYFQLNHGSSAIDPSLQIR